Below is a genomic region from Spirosoma radiotolerans.
GTGCGCTGCCGAACTTGCTCATCGAGGTGGGCCGATAAATGGCGGTACTGCGCTTCGCTGTTGCGCAGCGCTTCATCGGCTTTGATACGTTCCATGGCCGCCCAGATGCGTTCGGTTACCTCTTCGATCAACTGGATCTCAACCGGCCTCCAAGGCCGTGGACGCGCGGAGACAGCGAGGATTACCCACATGGGCTGGTGCGCTCTCTGCCGCAGGGGCGACGCCACCAGGGCCGAAAAGCCCCAAGCCCCCATAGTCTGTCGATCCAGCTCGGTCAGTCCTTTCGTTTGGCCCACCTCGTCGATGACCAGTGTCCCCTCCGAAACGATCGAAAAGGCGTCGGGCAAATCTGACCGACGAAGGCACTGGGGCATCGGGGGCAGCCGGTCGTTACCCACCTGGTGGGTGATATCGGCTTGATCGTCGGTTAACCGGTAGACGGCAATACAACAGCGATCCAGTTGCAGATGCTCGGTCAGCAGTTGCAGGGCTTGGTTGGCCAGAGCATCCGCGTCGGACTCCAAGCGCAAACGATCCGAAAACCTCAGCAGGAAGGCTTGCTGACGCTCGTGCCGTTTGCGTTCAGTGATGTCTTGGAAGAGAACGGCGAAATGGTCACCCCCGTGGGGGTAGGCCGAAATGGTATACCAACGCCCAGTGTTGTCCAGCGGATGCTCGAAATGCACCGGTTGGTTAGTGTCCACGGCGCGCGCATAGGTGTCAATCCACCAATCATCGTAGCCAGGAAAAACTTGGCGGGCGGTGCGTCCCAGAAAGTCGGCGCGCCGGGCACCGATTTGTTGCTCAAAAGCGGGGTTCAATTCCAGAATCCGGTAATCCGTGGCCCGCCCTGCCTGGTCGCGTACGAGTTGACAGAAAGCGTAGCCTTCGTCGATGGTTTCGAACAGGGTACGGTATTTTTCCTGCGATTGGCGCAGGGCTTCTTCGGCGCGGGTGTGTTCCGTTATTTGGGTATCCTGGGAAAGGATGATGGCCGCGGCCTGGGTAATGGCCTTGGCTAAGGCCGCTTCCTGAGCCGTGGCCTGATGGACGTCCGGAAAGTAGAGGGCCAAACTACCGATGGCTTTGCCCTGCCGGGTCAGGATCGGGTAGGAGCTGGCGGCTCGAAACTGATGAGCGGTGGCCATAGGCAGATAGGGTTGCCATTGTGGGGCCTGGAACACATCTTGGGTGTGAACGGGGCGGCCGGTAGCCATGGCATAGCCGCTGCAAAACGAGTCGTCGCCAACGGGAAAGCCATTCAAGGGGGCCGTGTAGGCTGGGTCCATGTCGCCCGCCCCTTCGATGGCATGTAAGCGTTTGCCGTCGGGATAGGCCAGATAAAAGGCCGTGCGCACCCCGATTTCCAACTCCAGTTTGACTATTCGAGCGAGTATGTTCAAGGAGTTGACCAAGGGCTCGCCGTTGACGGCCGCCTGAAAGGCCTGGTTCTGGATTCGGGTGCGCTGTGTAGCGGCAGCCTGCAGTGGATCGGGTTGTAATAGGCTGTTCATGGCCGGGCAAAGGCTCTTTGGCAAACCACTAAGTTACCATATGGTTTTAGCCCACCAAGTTAGTCGATAATTGTCCTTATTCAAAAGTATATTAGAGAGCAAAAGATCGTGAACCACTAGCGTCTTTAGAAACACCCGAATTAATGAGCAGGTCATAAACACTTGGTCGGCTCAGGCAGGAGCCTATTCATGAGCATTTCATCGGCTCAAGCAGGATCATTTTTTATAAAGGTGTTACATTATCCCAAAAGGCCGTCTTAGGAATAACTTAATAGTATTCCTTCAACTAATTAACATCGATGAGCTTATCAATAACTGAACTGAAAGGGAGCACAGATGCTCTTATCGACGCATTAAAAGGCCAGGGCATTACCAATAGCGAAGCGCTTCTAGAAGCCAGCCGTACCCCCACTGATCGGAAGAAGCTGGCAGCGCTGGCCAATACAGAGGCAAGTGTAATTTTAGATTTAGCGAACCGGGCAGACCTGGCTCGTATAACAGGTATTGGCGGTGTATACAGCGACTTATTGGAAGAGGCAGGTGTCGATACTGTTAAAGAATTAGCCCGGCGGTCTGCGGAAAATTTACTTGTCAAAATTACTGAAATTAACTCGACTAAAGAATTGACGCTTCGTCCCCCCTCGCTTGAGCAGCTTGCTGACTTTATCGAGCAGGCTAAAACATTACCCACAGGACTGGAATACTGATTGACACTGGTACAGGAAAGTCAGGTTGAGTAGTTCAACAAAACCAGACATGATAATAACCCGTCAATTTAGGTTAATCCAACCACTAGCTGGTGTTCCTTTCAAAGAAAATGAAAGACATTGAGTTCGCAGCACACGTTCATTTCACTGATGACAACTCGGAAGATACCTTTAGTATCCGCTTAACCGGAGCCACAAAAGAGTATGGATTCGACCCGGACTATCTTCAAAAAAGAACTCGGTAGTCTCTTGAGTCAAATGAATGAAAAATCTATTTTCCCCGTCCTGCATACGCCAAGCTATTCGCTCGATTCCGGAGGAATAGCCATATACGAATCCAATTCGTATATGGCTATTCCTTCCGTCGACACGGGTCATTACCAGCAAGTTTGAGACGACTCTGGGTTGAGAACAGCCATCTCTTTACTTCGTTTGTCTTGATCGGTTGCAACTACTTCAGAGAGTTCCTGTAGTACATCGTCGTCTCATTTGGGAGAGTTTTATGAGAATAGGGTAAAACTGCCAAACAGTATGCCAAAGGGGAAGCAGTTGACAATCGATACATATGGCTAGCTTGCTTTCGAAAGCCTGTTAAATTAAGTTAAGGTTGGCTGTCAAGCTTTTACTGATTTCTGGAAGGCCACACTTTTGTGAACAACTTAACAGAGAAGAATGAAGTTTTTTCATGTACTGGCTCGTATATCTGTATTCATTGGCTTAACAGCTTGCAATCAGTTGGGCAATGATCCGGCTGCAACCTATATCTATCAGCTTCCTGAACAGTTCTCAGATGGTTGGTCAATGGCTTCGCTCAAAAGCCAGCAAGTCGATCCCAAGCCCATTGAGGATTTAACCAATCAGATTCTGAGGGAACAATATCATAAGTTTTTTTAGTAACATAAGGGTTGTGGCAATGTAGTAGCTATAAAAGTGGCAGCGTGTAGCTATTTGCTTGTCCAGAATTCACTAAAGCTATTAATTATAGTCTATTTAATAGCTTTATAATATAATTTTCTGTTGGTTAGAATGGATTGTTCAAACGATGACTTTTCTGGATCGGATCAATTTTTTGTCTTCCTAAACGCCCATTTTATGAAGCAACCGTTATTTTACTTCTTGCCAAGCTACGTAGCGATAAACCGTTGCTCGACTTAGGTGAAATAACTAACCAATCTCTAAAATCGTATGGGTCTTAAGAGCGTACATAGACTTCACGGCCCGTGCTTTCGCTTGGGCTTCGGCTGTGAGGTCTTTTGGTCGTCCACCGATGCGTCCCCTGGCTCGAGCCGCAGCTAAACCGGCTTTAGTTCGTTCCCGGATCAGATCACGCCGGGTGGCCGGTGCCATCAAATTCGGCTAGTGACGCAAATAGATTAAATACCAAGCGGCCTTGTGCAGTTGTGGTATCTATGGCCACCGTGGCGCGGCATCATTCAGACTGCGGAAGCCAATCGCTCCGGCGACCCGGTCCTTAAATTTGAAAGTCGTTGACTAGCGTAAATAGTTCTTTTAGTGATCTGCCTAGCCGGTCAAGCTTCCAAACAATGACCGTATCATCTTCTCGCAGAATTTCCAGTAGCTTTCGTAAAGCCGACCAGCGGTGATCAGTTTGGTACAGAATGATTAAATTGCTGATTCAACAATTCACTAGCCACCATACGATTCCCTGCTGAAACGCGGTCAGTATCGCAGGGATTTATATAAAAGACATCATACAAACTTTTTTTTGACTGTA
It encodes:
- a CDS encoding ATP-binding protein produces the protein MNSLLQPDPLQAAATQRTRIQNQAFQAAVNGEPLVNSLNILARIVKLELEIGVRTAFYLAYPDGKRLHAIEGAGDMDPAYTAPLNGFPVGDDSFCSGYAMATGRPVHTQDVFQAPQWQPYLPMATAHQFRAASSYPILTRQGKAIGSLALYFPDVHQATAQEAALAKAITQAAAIILSQDTQITEHTRAEEALRQSQEKYRTLFETIDEGYAFCQLVRDQAGRATDYRILELNPAFEQQIGARRADFLGRTARQVFPGYDDWWIDTYARAVDTNQPVHFEHPLDNTGRWYTISAYPHGGDHFAVLFQDITERKRHERQQAFLLRFSDRLRLESDADALANQALQLLTEHLQLDRCCIAVYRLTDDQADITHQVGNDRLPPMPQCLRRSDLPDAFSIVSEGTLVIDEVGQTKGLTELDRQTMGAWGFSALVASPLRQRAHQPMWVILAVSARPRPWRPVEIQLIEEVTERIWAAMERIKADEALRNSEAQYRHLSAHLDEQVRQRTAQLEVSVRDLKRSNDNLEQFASIASHDLQEPLRKVQQFGDLLTSQYGPQLGQGVRYLDRMQLAASRMSILIKDLLTFSRISTRQEAGTPISLSEIVAGVLSDLELQIEETGAQVIIEPLPTIVGEGSQLGQLFANLLGNALKFRRPQAQPKIRVSSHRLAAGGLPLTVRPTRMAPAYYQIDVSDNGIGFEQKYVERIFQIFQRLHGKGEFAGTGIGLAICEKVVTNHGGAITAHSQPGEGAIFSIYLPA
- a CDS encoding DUF4332 domain-containing protein, coding for MSLSITELKGSTDALIDALKGQGITNSEALLEASRTPTDRKKLAALANTEASVILDLANRADLARITGIGGVYSDLLEEAGVDTVKELARRSAENLLVKITEINSTKELTLRPPSLEQLADFIEQAKTLPTGLEY
- a CDS encoding recombinase family protein, giving the protein MSNLIILYQTDHRWSALRKLLEILREDDTVIVWKLDRLGRSLKELFTLVNDFQI